One stretch of Prionailurus viverrinus isolate Anna chromosome C1, UM_Priviv_1.0, whole genome shotgun sequence DNA includes these proteins:
- the AGFG1 gene encoding arf-GAP domain and FG repeat-containing protein 1 isoform X5, with protein MVSTVMNSKFQRRGLNPPHRVKSISMTTFTQQEIEFLQKHGNEVCKQIWLGLFDDRSSAIPDFRDPQKVKEFLQEKYEKKRWYVPPEQAKVVASVHASISGSSASSTSSTPEVKPLKSLLGDSAPALHLNKGTPSQSPVVGRSQGQQQEKKQFDLLSDLGSDIFAAPAPQSTATANFANFAHFNSHAAQNSANADFANFGAFGQSSGSSDFGGFPTASRSPFQPQTPGGSAGSVNANFAHFDNFPKSSSADFGTFNTSQSHQTASAVSKVSTNKAGLQTTDKYAALANLDNIFSAGQGGDQGSGFGTTGKPPVGSVVSVPSQSSASSDKYAALAELDSVFSSAATSSNAYTSTSNASSNVFGTVPVGASAQTQPASSSVPAPFGATPSTNPFVAAAGPSVASSTNPFQTNARGATAATFGTASMSMPAGFGTPAPYSLPTSFSGSFQQPAFPAQAAFPQQTAFSQQPNGAGFAAFGQSKPVVTPFGQVAAAGVSSNPFMTGAPTGQFPTGSSSTNPFL; from the exons GTCTGTAAACAGATTTGGCTAGGATTATTTGATGATAGATCTTCagcaattccagacttcagggaTCCACAAAAAGTGAAAGAGTTCCTACaagaaaagtatgaaaagaaaagatg gTATGTCCCTCCAGAACAAGCCAAGGTGGTGGCATCAGTTCATGCGTCTATTTCAGGGTCGTCTGCCAGTAGCACGAGCAGCACGCCTGAGGTCAAACCCCTGAAGTCTCTTTTAGGAGACTCAGCACCAGCACTGCACTTAAACAAGGGCACACCTAGTCAG TCCCCTGTTGTAGGTCGCTCTCAAGGGCAGCAGCAGGAAAAGAAGCAGTTTGACCTTTTAAGTGATCTTGGCTCAGACATCTTTGCTGCTCCAGCACCTCAGTCAACGGCTACAGCCAATTTTGCTAACTTTGCACATTTCAACAGTCATGCCG CTCAGAACTCTGCAAATGCAGATTTTGCAAACTTTGGTGCATTTGGACAGTCTAGTGGCTCGAGTGATTTTGGAGGTTTCCCCACAGCAAGTCGCTCTCCTTTTCAGCCCCAAACTCCAG GTGGAAGTGCTGGATCAGTAAATGCTAATTTTGCTCATTTTGATAACTTCCCCAAATCCTCCAGTGCTGATTTTGGAACCTTCAATACTTCCCAGAGTCATCAAACAGCATCAGCTGTTAGTAAAGTTTCAACGAACAAAGCTGGTCTGCAGACTACAGACAAATACGCAGCACTTGCTAATTTAGACAATATCTTTAGTGCTGGGCAAG gtGGTGATCAGGGGAGTGGTTTTGGGACCACAGGTAAACCTCCTGTTGGTTCTGTGGTTTCAGTTCCCAGTCAGTCAAGTGCATCTTCAGACAAATACGCAGCCCTGGCAGAACTCGACAGCGTTTTCAGCTCTGCGGCCACGTCCAGTAACGCGTATACTTCCACAAGTAACGCTAGCAG cAATGTTTTTGGAACAGTGCCCGTGGGTGCTTCTGCACAGACACAGCCTGCTTCTTCGAGTGTGCCTGCTCCATTTGGAG ctacGCCTTCCACAAATCCatttgttgctgctgctggtccTTCTGTGGCATCTTCTACAAATCCATTTCAGACCAATGCCAGAGGAGCAACAg CTGCGACCTTTGGCACCGCGTCCATGAGCATGCCTGCGGGGTTCGGGACTCCTGCGCCCTACAGTCTTCCCACCAGCTTCAGTGGCAGCTTCCAGCAGCCTGCCTTCCCGGCCCAAGCAGCTTTCCCTCAGCAGACAGCGTTTTCTCAACAGCCCAATG GTGCAGGTTTTGCAGCATTTGGACAAAGCAAGCCAGTGGTAACCCCTTTTGGTCAAGTTGCAGCTGCTGGAGTATCTAGTAATCCTTTTATG ACTGGTGCACCAACAGGACAGTTTCCAACGGGAAGCTCATCAACCAATCCTTTCTTATAG
- the AGFG1 gene encoding arf-GAP domain and FG repeat-containing protein 1 isoform X6 gives MYYRRGLNPPHRVKSISMTTFTQQEIEFLQKHGNEVCKQIWLGLFDDRSSAIPDFRDPQKVKEFLQEKYEKKRWYVPPEQAKVVASVHASISGSSASSTSSTPEVKPLKSLLGDSAPALHLNKGTPSQSPVVGRSQGQQQEKKQFDLLSDLGSDIFAAPAPQSTATANFANFAHFNSHAAQNSANADFANFGAFGQSSGSSDFGGFPTASRSPFQPQTPGGSAGSVNANFAHFDNFPKSSSADFGTFNTSQSHQTASAVSKVSTNKAGLQTTDKYAALANLDNIFSAGQGGDQGSGFGTTGKPPVGSVVSVPSQSSASSDKYAALAELDSVFSSAATSSNAYTSTSNASSNVFGTVPVGASAQTQPASSSVPAPFGATPSTNPFVAAAGPSVASSTNPFQTNARGATAATFGTASMSMPAGFGTPAPYSLPTSFSGSFQQPAFPAQAAFPQQTAFSQQPNGAGFAAFGQSKPVVTPFGQVAAAGVSSNPFMTGAPTGQFPTGSSSTNPFL, from the exons GTCTGTAAACAGATTTGGCTAGGATTATTTGATGATAGATCTTCagcaattccagacttcagggaTCCACAAAAAGTGAAAGAGTTCCTACaagaaaagtatgaaaagaaaagatg gTATGTCCCTCCAGAACAAGCCAAGGTGGTGGCATCAGTTCATGCGTCTATTTCAGGGTCGTCTGCCAGTAGCACGAGCAGCACGCCTGAGGTCAAACCCCTGAAGTCTCTTTTAGGAGACTCAGCACCAGCACTGCACTTAAACAAGGGCACACCTAGTCAG TCCCCTGTTGTAGGTCGCTCTCAAGGGCAGCAGCAGGAAAAGAAGCAGTTTGACCTTTTAAGTGATCTTGGCTCAGACATCTTTGCTGCTCCAGCACCTCAGTCAACGGCTACAGCCAATTTTGCTAACTTTGCACATTTCAACAGTCATGCCG CTCAGAACTCTGCAAATGCAGATTTTGCAAACTTTGGTGCATTTGGACAGTCTAGTGGCTCGAGTGATTTTGGAGGTTTCCCCACAGCAAGTCGCTCTCCTTTTCAGCCCCAAACTCCAG GTGGAAGTGCTGGATCAGTAAATGCTAATTTTGCTCATTTTGATAACTTCCCCAAATCCTCCAGTGCTGATTTTGGAACCTTCAATACTTCCCAGAGTCATCAAACAGCATCAGCTGTTAGTAAAGTTTCAACGAACAAAGCTGGTCTGCAGACTACAGACAAATACGCAGCACTTGCTAATTTAGACAATATCTTTAGTGCTGGGCAAG gtGGTGATCAGGGGAGTGGTTTTGGGACCACAGGTAAACCTCCTGTTGGTTCTGTGGTTTCAGTTCCCAGTCAGTCAAGTGCATCTTCAGACAAATACGCAGCCCTGGCAGAACTCGACAGCGTTTTCAGCTCTGCGGCCACGTCCAGTAACGCGTATACTTCCACAAGTAACGCTAGCAG cAATGTTTTTGGAACAGTGCCCGTGGGTGCTTCTGCACAGACACAGCCTGCTTCTTCGAGTGTGCCTGCTCCATTTGGAG ctacGCCTTCCACAAATCCatttgttgctgctgctggtccTTCTGTGGCATCTTCTACAAATCCATTTCAGACCAATGCCAGAGGAGCAACAg CTGCGACCTTTGGCACCGCGTCCATGAGCATGCCTGCGGGGTTCGGGACTCCTGCGCCCTACAGTCTTCCCACCAGCTTCAGTGGCAGCTTCCAGCAGCCTGCCTTCCCGGCCCAAGCAGCTTTCCCTCAGCAGACAGCGTTTTCTCAACAGCCCAATG GTGCAGGTTTTGCAGCATTTGGACAAAGCAAGCCAGTGGTAACCCCTTTTGGTCAAGTTGCAGCTGCTGGAGTATCTAGTAATCCTTTTATG ACTGGTGCACCAACAGGACAGTTTCCAACGGGAAGCTCATCAACCAATCCTTTCTTATAG